A DNA window from Amycolatopsis sp. DSM 110486 contains the following coding sequences:
- a CDS encoding ribonuclease D: MGSAQADGARTGETTTEDAGSPVLLREPAEGTPPVVTDPAALAEACARLTAGTGAVAVDTERASGYRYFPKAYLVQLRREGSGTVLLDPIALADDLAPLREVLNDTEWVLHAASQDLPCLAELDLHPKSLFDTELAGRLAGYERVALGTLVELLLGYTLEKGHSAADWSKRPLPVDWLNYAALDVELLNELRERLEVELESQGKLEWARQEFEAVRTAPPPAPRAEPWRRTSGVHKIRSPRGLAAVRELWQARDELARKRDRAPSRILPDSAIVNAVTSDPKTVEELQALPVFSGRVQRKYTASWLRHLQAAKTLPASELPSPTQPSDGPPPVNRWADKDPDAAARLSAARAALAAIAEDRRLPVENLMLPDLVRRTCWRPPADLSEDGVAAVLQAGGARPWQVELTVGALSKALHTTAAA; the protein is encoded by the coding sequence ATGGGAAGTGCACAGGCGGACGGCGCCCGGACCGGAGAGACCACCACCGAGGACGCCGGATCGCCCGTGCTGCTACGCGAGCCCGCCGAAGGCACACCCCCCGTGGTGACCGATCCGGCGGCGCTCGCCGAGGCGTGCGCGCGGCTCACCGCCGGAACCGGTGCCGTGGCCGTGGACACCGAACGGGCGTCCGGCTACCGCTACTTCCCCAAGGCCTACCTCGTGCAGCTGCGCCGCGAAGGCTCCGGCACGGTGCTGCTCGACCCGATCGCGCTGGCCGACGACCTCGCGCCCCTGCGCGAAGTCCTCAACGACACCGAGTGGGTGCTCCACGCCGCGTCCCAGGACCTGCCGTGCCTGGCCGAGCTGGACCTGCACCCCAAGAGCCTCTTCGACACCGAGCTGGCCGGCCGGCTGGCGGGCTACGAACGCGTGGCGCTGGGCACGCTCGTCGAACTGCTGCTCGGCTACACGCTCGAGAAGGGCCACAGCGCCGCCGACTGGTCGAAGCGGCCGCTGCCCGTCGACTGGCTCAACTACGCCGCCCTCGACGTCGAGCTCCTCAACGAGCTGCGCGAACGCCTCGAGGTCGAGCTGGAGTCCCAGGGCAAGCTCGAGTGGGCACGGCAGGAGTTCGAGGCCGTGCGCACCGCGCCGCCGCCCGCCCCGCGCGCCGAACCCTGGCGCCGCACGTCGGGCGTGCACAAGATCCGCAGCCCGCGCGGCCTCGCCGCCGTGCGCGAGCTGTGGCAGGCCCGCGACGAGCTGGCCCGCAAACGCGACCGCGCGCCCAGCCGCATCCTGCCCGACAGCGCCATCGTCAACGCCGTGACTTCCGACCCGAAGACCGTCGAGGAGCTGCAGGCCCTGCCGGTGTTCAGCGGCCGCGTGCAGCGCAAGTACACCGCCAGCTGGCTGCGGCACCTGCAGGCGGCCAAGACGCTGCCCGCGAGCGAGCTCCCCAGCCCCACCCAGCCGTCCGACGGCCCACCCCCGGTCAACCGCTGGGCCGACAAGGATCCCGACGCGGCCGCCCGCCTCTCCGCAGCGCGCGCGGCCCTTGCCGCCATCGCCGAGGACCGCCGGCTGCCGGTGGAGAACCTCATGCTGCCCGACCTCGTGCGCCGCACCTGCTGGCGCCCGCCGGCCGACCTGTCGGAAGACGGGGTGGCCGCGGTGCTGCAGGCCGGTGGGGCCCGGCCGTGGCAGGTGGAGCTGACGGTGGGGGCGCTGAGCAAGGCGTTGCACACGACGGCTGCGGCCTGA